A single genomic interval of Lodderomyces elongisporus chromosome 8, complete sequence harbors:
- the ADK1 gene encoding Adenylate kinase, producing the protein MSVEELKDTVHKLHERIQQLEKKVGVLPSSQPDFAKQLRLVLIGAPGSGKGTQSTDLKDKFCACHLATGDMLRSQVKQGTPLGLEAKKIMDQGGLVNDEIMIGMIKQELETNQDCKKGFILDGFPRTIPQAEKLDSMLKDRKTPLENAIELKIDDELLVDRITGRLVHPASGRSYHKIFSPPKKEMTDDITGEPLVQRSDDNEAALKKRLVTYHAQTEPIVEYYKKTGIWQGIDASQKPAKVWKDILKCLGQ; encoded by the coding sequence atgtcagttgaagaattgaaagaTACCGTACACAAGCTCCACGAGAGAATCCAACAATTGGAGAAAAAAGTTGGTGTTCTCCCATCTTCCCAACCAGATTTCGCCAAACAATTGAGATTGGTGTTGATTGGAGCTCCGGGTTCTGGTAAAGGTACCCAATCCACCGACTTGAAGGATAAGTTCTGTGCTTGTCATTTGGCTACTGGTGACATGTTGCGTTCCCAAGTTAAGCAAGGTACTCCTTTAGGTCTTGAAGCCAAAAAGATTATGGATCAAGGTGGATTGGTCAATGATGAAATTATGATTGGTATGATCAAACAAGAGTTGGAAACCAACCAAGATTGTAAAAAGGGTTTTATTTTGGACGGTTTCCCAAGAACTATTCCCCAAGCTGAAAAATTGGACTCTATGTTGAAAGACAGAAAGACTCCATTGGAAAACGCCATTGAATTGAAGATTGACGATGAGTTATTAGTTGATAGAATCACCGGAAGATTGGTCCACCCAGCTTCTGGTAGATCATATCACAAGATCTTTTCACCTCCAAAGAAAGAGATGACCGATGACATCACTGGTGAACCATTGGTGCAAAGATCCGATGACAATGAAGCTGctttgaagaagagattGGTAACTTACCACGCACAAACCGAACCAATTGTTGAATACTACAAAAAGACCGGTATTTGGCAAGGTATTGATGCCTCCCAAAAGCCTGCTAAAGTTTGGAAAGATATCTTGAAATGTTTGGGTCAGTAA